The sequence AAGAGCTCGACACGGTGCTGCAAGCCGTCAAAGGCGTGGGCACGCAGACCAGTCGCCAGTTGCTCGCAGCGCTGCCGGAGTTGGGCAAAGTATCGCGAGGGCAGATCGCGGCGCTGGCAGGCCTAGCGCCTTACAACCGGGACAGTGGCAAATGGCGTGGGCGGCGTTTTATCTCAGGCGGACGCAGCTGTGTGCGGCGTGTGCTTTACATGGCAGCGTTGGCGGCCAGCCGCCATAATCCAGAACTGAAGGTGTTCTACAAGCGTCTGAAGGAAGCCGGCAAGCCGTCCAAAGTGGCGCTGGTGGCGACGGCCCGCAAGTTGCTGATCCATCTCAATGCTATCCTCGCTCGCCACTTTAAAAAAACTTCTTCTAACACTTGCCTTTAACACAGTTACTCCATGACAATCCTCCGCAATCTTAGAGGAAGTCGGCACGTTCATGATAGCCCATGATGACTTTGCCCTTCCGCCTTCTGGTCCTCGCCTCACTTTGTTTTGCCAGCCTGCCCATGGTGCAGGGGCAGGCACCCGCTCCGGCATCCAAACCCGCGACAACGAAAAAACCGGACCCCGTGGATCAACTCGCGGCCAAGCTGACTCCCACGCGCACTCTGGTTTACAAGAAGCTGCCAGATCGCGAGTTGTCCCTGCACATCTTCGAGCCTGAAGGCCATAAGGCCGGTGACTCACGGGCTTGTTTCATCACCATCCACGGTGGTGGTTGGACCGGGGGCAACCCTCAGCGCATGTATCCTTTCGCAGCCCATTATCAGCAGCTTGGGCTGGTGGGCATCAGTGTGCATTATCGACTGCATTCAGCGAAAACCGGTGTCAGTGTCTTTGATTGCGTGAAGGATGCCCGCAGCGCGGTGCGCTATGTCAAACAGCATGCCCAAGAGCTCGGCATTGACCTGCAGAAGATCATTGTCAGCGGGGGCTCTGCAGGAGGTCATCTGGCTGCAGCGACGGCGATGTTCGATGACGTGAATGAAGCTGGTGAAGATACGGCTATCTCCACGACTCCAGCGGCTCTTGTCCTGCTGTTCCCGGTGATTGATTGCTCCAAGGAAGGTTACGGTCAGGCTAAGATTGGCGATTCGTGGAAGGAGATCTCTCCCGTGCATCAAGTGCGTGCAGGCCTGCCACCCACCATCACCTTTCATGGCACGGGCGATACGGTGACCCCCTTTGCAGGTGCCAAGGCCTTCCATGAAGGCATGCTCAAAGCGGGCAACAAAAGCGAACTTGTGGTGAATGAGGGCGGTGCGCACGGTTACCTCATGCGCGATAAGGCTCTGCTGGATGATTCCTTTACCCGCAGCGATGCCTTTTTGAAAGAGTTGGGTTTGCTGGCTAAATGACCGTTGGTTCCGGTAACAAAAAGTGTTTCGAAAAATGCAGAGCCTGATGATGGGCTCTGCGTTTTTTTTTGGGTTCCGCGGATCACGAAAAAGTTTTTTCGGCAAATTTGGAATAACGCATTCAAAACCCCTCCCACGTCTGTGTCCGAGGCGCTTGCCGAGGAGCAAACTTAAAAACAGACACAGACATGAGCAACAAACACATCATCGCAGGTGCAGCCTTGGCTGGCCTTTTCTCCGGTTCCTTCGCCGCCCAGGCCGCCAGCCCGGCCTCTGGTAAGACCTTGAATGCAGGCACCTCCATCCAGAAGATGGCGGATAAAGGCCAGCACGCCTGCAAGGGGCACAATGAGTGCAAAGGGCAGGGCGGCTGCAAGTCCGGCGACAACGGCTGCAAGGGGAAGAACTCCTGCAAAGGGAAGGGTGGCTGCAACACCATGCCCAAGAAGTAATCTGACGGAAGGAGCGGCACGGCAGGAGGCTCTGAGGGCTTCATCTGCCGTGCCCGCTTCACCAATAAGTTCCCGGGGATCACTCTGGGAATGAATCATGCCATACGTTTTGTTATGCCTGCTAGCCCCTACAACGGATATACAGATTACGGTGTCGGTATCGGTCTGCGTGTGCCGCATTACCGGCACATCTTGGAGAAGAAGCCGGTCGTGGACTGGTTTGAAATCATCTCCGAAAACTTCATGGTGGATGGTGGGCGACCTTTGGAGGTGCTGGAGGCGATTTTGGAGCAGTATCGGGTGGTCCAGCATGGCGTTTCTCTCTACTTCGGGAGTGCCGATCCGCTCAATCGTGAGCATCTGAAAAAGCTCAAACGTCTTGTGCAGCGCACCCGCACGCCATGGCTGTCAGACCATCTTTGCTGGGGGAGCGTGGATGGCAGCTACTCGCATGATCTACTGCCCATGCCTTATACATTGGCCGTGGCGAAGCACACGGCGGAGAAGATTCGGCAGGCTCGGGACTTTCTGGAGGTGCCCATCTGTGTGGAGAATGTGAGCAGCTATGCCGAGTTTCATCAGAGTGAGATGACGGAGTGGGAGTTCCTGGCTGAAGTGGTGGATCAAGCGGATTGCGGCATCCTCCTGGACGTCAATAACATCTATGTTTCGTCTCAGAATCATGGGTTTGATCCCTTTGATTACATTCGTGGTGTGCAGGCGGAGCGTGTGGGGCAGATCCATATCGCCGGACATTCCCGCTATCGGAAATTCATTTTAGATACGCACGATCATCCGGTGCCTGATCCTGTGTGGGATCTCTATGCGGAAGTCATACGCCGCTGCGGTCATACGGCCACATTGCTGGAGTGGGATGATCGCATCCCCAGCTTCGATGAAGTGCACCATGAAGCTTTGAAAGCCAATCGTTATCTCCATGACACACCCGCTCTCGTCTCCTGCTAGGATTGATCATCTGGATGATCTGCGTCAGCTACAGCGGCTGATGTCAGCGGCATTATTTCGTCCCCTCGCGGCGCGGGATCGCATGCAGTCGATCTGGGGAGATGGCCGGACGACGGAGGAAGTGGCGGCAGGTTTTATCAAGCCGAATGACCGCCTGACCGCCTTGGAGCGTCTGGAGATCTACAATCGTCAGTATTGGTTTCGTCTCCTGGATTGTCTCTATGATGATTATCCTGGATTGAGGAGCTTGTTAGGCTGGCGGCGGTTTCACCGGTTGTGTAGGGCTTATTTGACGCGTTATCCGAGCCGCTCCTGGACGTTGAGAAATCTAGGGCGTCAGTTGCCCCAATTCATCGAGGAAGCCCCGGAGTTGACCGCTCCGCGCACGGTGTTGGCTTTGGATATGGTTCGGTTTGAGTGGGCGCAGGTTCTGGCCTTTGATGAAGCTCATCTGCCGCCTTTGCGGGTGGATGATTTGTTAGGCAGTGATCCTTCCCAACTTTGTTTGGGATTGCAGCCCCACCTCTCGTTACTGGAGCTGAGCTCTGGCGTGGATGAATACTTCATGGCGGTGCGGAAGGAGAACGAGGAAAGGCAGCATGGCACCGCCAGCCAAGCGCATGGCTCCGCGCCGCAGCGTAGGTCTGCGTCACGTTTGCCTCAGCCCAAGCTCCAGTCCTTGCAGCTCGTCGTGTATCGTTATGACGCTCAGATCTACTTCAAGCGGATCGAGCGTGAGGCCTATCTGATTCTGCGTGCCTTGAGAGACGGGCTGCCCGTGAGCCAAGCCCTGGAAACGGCCTTAACCGAAGCGGATGCCTCGGCGGACTGGACCGCAAAGATTCAAAGCTGGTTCGAGATCTGGGCGGCTCTGGGCTGGTTTTGCCAAACCCCAACGAAACCTCTCTCCTCATGATGACCCTCCCTCAACTCTGGACGAATCTGAATCGCACGGTGGATCAAATCGCGGCCTACCTGCCGGACCCCTTGCTGCTGGGCATACGATTGTATTGGGGCTGGCAGTTCTTTGTGACGGGGAAGGGAAAGCTGATGAACCTGGAGGCGACAGCAGGGTTTTTTTCAGACTTGGGTTTGCCCCTCCCCAAGCTTCAGGCCCTGCTAGCTGGGAGCACGGAGTGTTTCGGCGGGTTGTTGCTGCTGGCCGGGCTGGCCTCGCGTCTGACGGCGGTGCCTCTCATCTTCACCATGGCGGTGGCGTATCTAACCGCGCATCGGGAGGTGGTGGTGGGGATCTGGGAGGACTCGGATGCCTTCGTGACGGCACCGCCGTTCCTCTTCCTTTTCGCCGCCGTGATCGTCTTCGTTTTTGGTCCCGGAAAGTTTTCTGCCGATGCACTCCTTCGCCGCCCAACCGCTGTTTGAATTTCTCCGCTTCGATTCTGTGCCTGAGATACAGTTTGACCGGAGAGCTCGCCCGCAGTCTGCTGAGGCACGCATGGCAGCCGCGCCTGACTTCAAGCAATTGATTGATGCCCACTACCAGGGCCTCTATCGCTTTGCTCAGAGTCTCTGCCGTCGGGAGGGGCTGGCGGAGGACCTCGTGCAGCAGACTTTCCTCCAATGGGCGCGCAAAGGGCACACGCTGCGTGATGTCAGCAAGGCCAAGACCTGGCTTTTCACCACGCTTTATCGGGAATGGTTGGCCATCGCACGCCAGGAGCAGAAGCATGAGCATGTGGAGTTTGAGCCTGAGCTCCACGGGACTCAGGACGAGCTGCCAGATGAAGAGCCTCCACCGGTGGATTCAGCGAC comes from Prosthecobacter debontii and encodes:
- a CDS encoding MNIO family bufferin maturase — translated: MPASPYNGYTDYGVGIGLRVPHYRHILEKKPVVDWFEIISENFMVDGGRPLEVLEAILEQYRVVQHGVSLYFGSADPLNREHLKKLKRLVQRTRTPWLSDHLCWGSVDGSYSHDLLPMPYTLAVAKHTAEKIRQARDFLEVPICVENVSSYAEFHQSEMTEWEFLAEVVDQADCGILLDVNNIYVSSQNHGFDPFDYIRGVQAERVGQIHIAGHSRYRKFILDTHDHPVPDPVWDLYAEVIRRCGHTATLLEWDDRIPSFDEVHHEALKANRYLHDTPALVSC
- a CDS encoding HvfC/BufC N-terminal domain-containing protein — protein: MTHPLSSPARIDHLDDLRQLQRLMSAALFRPLAARDRMQSIWGDGRTTEEVAAGFIKPNDRLTALERLEIYNRQYWFRLLDCLYDDYPGLRSLLGWRRFHRLCRAYLTRYPSRSWTLRNLGRQLPQFIEEAPELTAPRTVLALDMVRFEWAQVLAFDEAHLPPLRVDDLLGSDPSQLCLGLQPHLSLLELSSGVDEYFMAVRKENEERQHGTASQAHGSAPQRRSASRLPQPKLQSLQLVVYRYDAQIYFKRIEREAYLILRALRDGLPVSQALETALTEADASADWTAKIQSWFEIWAALGWFCQTPTKPLSS
- a CDS encoding DoxX family protein; the protein is MMTLPQLWTNLNRTVDQIAAYLPDPLLLGIRLYWGWQFFVTGKGKLMNLEATAGFFSDLGLPLPKLQALLAGSTECFGGLLLLAGLASRLTAVPLIFTMAVAYLTAHREVVVGIWEDSDAFVTAPPFLFLFAAVIVFVFGPGKFSADALLRRPTAV
- a CDS encoding RNA polymerase sigma factor: MHSFAAQPLFEFLRFDSVPEIQFDRRARPQSAEARMAAAPDFKQLIDAHYQGLYRFAQSLCRREGLAEDLVQQTFLQWARKGHTLRDVSKAKTWLFTTLYREWLAIARQEQKHEHVEFEPELHGTQDELPDEEPPPVDSATLHRALGALDEHYRVPLVLFYLRELSYRDIAETLGLPIGTVMSRLSRAKDTLRRILQQTKDVTE
- a CDS encoding transposase, with protein sequence ELDTVLQAVKGVGTQTSRQLLAALPELGKVSRGQIAALAGLAPYNRDSGKWRGRRFISGGRSCVRRVLYMAALAASRHNPELKVFYKRLKEAGKPSKVALVATARKLLIHLNAILARHFKKTSSNTCL
- a CDS encoding alpha/beta hydrolase translates to MMTLPFRLLVLASLCFASLPMVQGQAPAPASKPATTKKPDPVDQLAAKLTPTRTLVYKKLPDRELSLHIFEPEGHKAGDSRACFITIHGGGWTGGNPQRMYPFAAHYQQLGLVGISVHYRLHSAKTGVSVFDCVKDARSAVRYVKQHAQELGIDLQKIIVSGGSAGGHLAAATAMFDDVNEAGEDTAISTTPAALVLLFPVIDCSKEGYGQAKIGDSWKEISPVHQVRAGLPPTITFHGTGDTVTPFAGAKAFHEGMLKAGNKSELVVNEGGAHGYLMRDKALLDDSFTRSDAFLKELGLLAK